The following are from one region of the Paenibacillus sp. JZ16 genome:
- a CDS encoding MATE family efflux transporter gives MTHRQYLKLSIPLIITGLSVPLLGAVDTAVAGRLGDPSYIGGVAVGTLIFNNLYWLFGFLRVSTTGFTAQAAGAKHDEQLAYAFIRPLLIAILLGVVFIAAQKPILLAAMHLIGGSDAVLQQAGIYFDIRIWGAPFALLNYTITGWLIGVSKVKLTLVSQLFANVLNMLFGIWLALQLDWGVAGIAVATLVSEIISVAIGFVIIRYSKQFALVHLQIRELFDLCHIKKMVIVNRDLFLRTICLLVMTSLFMVQAARMDETVLAANAILLQLHYLLAYVFSGLANASSIVAGQAAGEGNINGYRNALKLSAVWGALFAVLMGLVLIVDPLDFVSWFTGDLQVRLAVREHMFWIALYSIAGVWGLQLEGIFSGVTQAWAIRNGIFISLLIYIPVNWIAGLSWGSHGIWLSFVIFHLMRTVCTSMYTGRVQRSIYSS, from the coding sequence ATGACACACAGGCAGTACCTTAAGCTCTCCATTCCTCTCATTATAACCGGTCTGTCCGTCCCCTTGCTGGGAGCGGTTGATACAGCCGTTGCAGGTCGTTTGGGGGATCCGTCCTATATTGGTGGAGTAGCTGTGGGAACATTAATATTTAACAACCTGTATTGGCTATTCGGTTTTTTAAGAGTAAGCACCACCGGGTTTACGGCTCAAGCGGCTGGAGCCAAGCACGACGAGCAGCTTGCATATGCCTTCATCAGACCTCTGCTGATCGCGATTTTGTTAGGCGTGGTGTTCATCGCGGCACAAAAGCCCATTTTGCTGGCTGCCATGCACCTCATTGGGGGCAGCGATGCAGTGCTCCAGCAAGCTGGAATCTATTTTGACATACGGATCTGGGGAGCTCCCTTCGCGCTTCTGAATTATACCATTACGGGTTGGCTGATTGGGGTGTCGAAGGTTAAATTGACCTTGGTTTCTCAATTGTTCGCAAATGTGCTAAATATGCTCTTTGGAATATGGTTAGCCTTGCAGTTGGACTGGGGAGTTGCGGGTATTGCAGTTGCCACCTTGGTGTCAGAAATAATCAGTGTAGCAATTGGCTTCGTGATCATTCGATACAGCAAGCAATTCGCACTAGTTCATCTCCAGATCAGAGAACTGTTTGATCTTTGCCATATTAAAAAAATGGTGATCGTGAATCGTGACCTTTTCCTACGTACGATTTGCTTATTGGTGATGACCAGCTTGTTTATGGTTCAAGCGGCTCGAATGGATGAAACCGTATTGGCAGCCAACGCCATATTGCTGCAGCTCCATTATTTGCTAGCCTATGTGTTCAGTGGCTTGGCTAATGCCTCCAGCATTGTTGCTGGACAGGCTGCAGGTGAAGGAAATATTAATGGTTATCGGAATGCGTTGAAATTATCAGCAGTCTGGGGAGCGCTCTTTGCCGTGTTAATGGGGCTTGTGCTCATCGTTGATCCGTTAGACTTTGTGTCATGGTTTACGGGCGACCTACAGGTACGGTTGGCCGTGCGGGAACATATGTTTTGGATCGCGCTATACAGTATAGCCGGTGTTTGGGGGTTGCAACTGGAAGGCATATTTTCAGGGGTAACACAGGCTTGGGCCATTCGCAACGGCATCTTTATATCGCTGCTCATCTACATTCCCGTTAACTGGATAGCAGGGTTGTCGTGGGGTAGTCACGGCATATGGCTGTCTTTCGTTATCTTTCATTTGATGCGTACGGTTTGTACCTCCATGTACACCGGGAGAGTACAGCGGTCGATATACTCATCTTAA
- a CDS encoding type B 50S ribosomal protein L31 produces MQKGIHPNFQKVIFLDASVGYTFLSASTKTSSETMEWEDGHTYPVIRVDSSSASHPFFTGKQKNTEIGGRVDKFKKRLGYKK; encoded by the coding sequence ATGCAAAAAGGGATACATCCCAACTTTCAGAAAGTCATATTTCTGGACGCAAGCGTAGGCTATACATTTCTTAGCGCCTCCACAAAGACTTCTTCAGAAACCATGGAATGGGAAGACGGTCATACCTATCCTGTGATCCGCGTAGATTCGAGCTCCGCGTCTCACCCTTTCTTCACAGGCAAACAGAAAAATACTGAGATCGGCGGTCGCGTCGATAAGTTCAAGAAACGATTAGGTTATAAAAAGTAG